One part of the Vicia villosa cultivar HV-30 ecotype Madison, WI linkage group LG6, Vvil1.0, whole genome shotgun sequence genome encodes these proteins:
- the LOC131612559 gene encoding ACT domain-containing protein ACR10-like, with amino-acid sequence MSILHDDIVIITPSKKEGEEATIVTVNCPDKTGLGSDLCRIILFFGLTILRGDVSTDGKWCYIVFWVVGKEKTRWSLLKKRLIAACPSFSSAYAFSFYSTHLPSPKPPDLFLLKFCCKDRKGLLHDVTEVLCELELTIQKVKVSTTPDGRVLDLFFITDPRELLHTEKRRDDIVNKLTPILENVFNTIDIELVDPSIFEKVFNTNDTEPVDSETTDFSQASPPLPNVITYVFDLQSGTSTSDSVSIVMDNKLSPAHTLVQIMCHDHKGLLYDIMRTLKEYNIQISYGRFSKKSRGKCEIDLFIRQVDGKKIVDPSKQESLSSRLKIELLCPLKVAVVSRGPDTELLVSNPVELSGRGRPLVFHDITLALKMLGLCIFAAEVGRHVIGEREWEVYRILLDEVEGLPFPRNKIEKGVWEILMGWQ; translated from the exons ATGAGTATACTACACGATGATATTGTGATTATTACACCATCAAAAAAAGAAGGTGAAGAAGCTACCATCGTAACCGTTAACTGTCCGGACAAAACCGGTCTAGGTTCTGATTTATGTCGCATCATTCTCTTCTTTGGTCTCACCATTCTCCGAGGAG ATGTTTCAACTGATGGAAAATGGTGCTATATTGTATTCTGGGTGGTGGGAAAAGAAAAAACAAGGTGGAGTTTGTTGAAGAAGAGACTAATCGCTGCTTGCCCTTCTTTTTCTTCAGCTTATGCATTCTCTTTCTATTCCACTCATTTACCGTCTCCGAAGCCTCCTgatctttttcttttgaaattttgttgcaaAGATCGGAAAGGTCTTTTACATG ATGTGACAGAGGTTCTGTGTGAGCTAGAGCTCACCATACAGAAAGTGAAGGTTTCTACCACACCTGATGGAAGAGTGTTGGATCTATTTTTCATCACGGATCCAAG AGAGCTTCTGCATACAGAGAAGAGAAGGGATGATATAGTTAACAAATTAACACCTATTTTGGAGAATGTTTTCAATACAATTGACATTGAATTGGTTGATCCATCTATTTTTGAGAAGGTCTTCAATACAAATGACACTGAACCAGTTGACTCAGAAACTACTGATTTTTCTCAAGCATCTCCGCCTCTTCCAAATGTAATCACATATGTATTTGATTTGCAAAGTGGAACTTCCACATCAGATTCTGTTTCTATTGTGATGGATAATAAATTGAGTCCTGCTCACACACTTGTCCAAATTATGTGCCATGATCATAAAGGTCTTCTTTATGACATCATGAGAACTTTGAAGGAATACAATATTCAG ATATCTTATGGGAGATTCTCAAAGAAAAGTAGAGGAAAATGTGAGATTGACTTGTTTATCAGGCAAGTTGATGGCAAAAAGATAGTTGATCCTAGCAAGCAAGAATCTTTATCGTCTCGTCTTAAGATTGAACTACTCTGCCCACTCAAAGTAGCGGTAGTGAGCAGGGGTCCTGATACAGAATTGCTGGTTTCAAACCCTGTCGAGTTGTCTGGCAGAGGAAGGCCGCTTGTTTTTCATGATATCACTCTTGCTCTCAAAATGCTTGGACTTTGTATCTTTGCG GCTGAAGTTGGAAGACATGTGATTGGAGAGCGCGAGTGGGAAGTTTATAGAATCTTGCTTGATGAAGTGGAGGGATTACCTTTTCCAAGAAACAAGATTGAGAAAGGAGTTTGGGAAATTTTGATGGGTTGGCAGTGA
- the LOC131612560 gene encoding uncharacterized protein LOC131612560 has protein sequence MVCLFCLLPLFLVPLVNVLPILFYYVLGKVYRLLGWEFRKPEIVPPSCPYKPAAKTESKVEAEAVPAVEPVKVGGVDVKQD, from the exons atg gTTTGCTTGTTTTGCTTATTGCCCCTTTTCCTCGTTCCGCTCGTGAACGTATTGCCGATTCTCTTCTACTATGTTCTG GGAAAAGTATATCGGCTTTTGGGATGGGAGTTTAGGAAACCGGAGATTGTCCCTCCATCATGTCCTTACAAGCCAGCAGCCAAAACGGAGAGTAAA GTTGAAGCAGAAGCTGTCCCGGCTGTAGAACCTGTTAAAGTGGGAGGAGTAGATGTCAAGCAGGACTAA
- the LOC131610227 gene encoding dual specificity phosphatase Cdc25, translating to MARSISYVTGSQLVSLKRLPTIAVVDVRDDERTHDGHISGSLHYASDGFDQNISKLIHDVKGKDTIVFHCALSQVRGPKCARKLVNYLEENKEDIGIKNIMVLERGFNGWEASGRPVCRCNNVPCKEHENA from the exons ATGGCTCGTAGTATCTCCTACGTCACTGGCTCGCAGCTTGTCTCTCTCAAACGCCTTCCAACCATCGCCGTCGTCGATGTCAGAGACGACGAGAGGACTCACGACGGTCACATATCCGGTTCTCTTCATTACGCTAGCGACGGTTTCGACCAAAATATCTCCAAGCTTATTCATGATGTTAAGGGCAAAGATACCATCGTCTTTCACTGCGCTCTAAGTCAG GTTCGAGGCCCAAAATGTGCAAGGAAGCTTGTCAATTATCTTGAAGAGAACAAGGAAGATATTGGTATAAAGAACATTATGGTCTTGGAACGTGGCTTCAATGGGTGGGAAGCTTCTGGTAGACCTGTTTGCCGCTGCAACAATGTTCCTTGCAAGGAGCATGAGAATGCTTAA